The Streptomyces sp. Je 1-332 genome has a window encoding:
- a CDS encoding metallophosphoesterase, with product MTVLLAQISDLHLDGSQRSIRRADRVMDYLRALPRPVDALLVTGDIADHGTEAEYEEAVRILKAPFPVLTCPGNHDARPAYRKALLGETPGTCPINRLHHIAGAAIFMCDSTIPGRDEGRLDAETLDWLDTQLAGLPHGTPALMAFHQPPVELHHPLPDSGMLEQPERLAGLLQAHPQVVAVLTGHAHTAAASTFAARPLIVGPAVTWTLRMPWESDHPADRDQPPGLAFHVLGDDRRLTTHYRVVL from the coding sequence ATGACAGTGTTGCTTGCCCAGATCAGCGACCTGCACCTGGACGGCAGTCAGAGGTCCATCCGGCGAGCCGACCGCGTCATGGACTACCTGCGAGCCCTGCCCCGCCCGGTCGACGCCCTGTTGGTCACCGGGGACATCGCAGACCACGGCACAGAGGCGGAGTACGAGGAAGCGGTGCGCATCCTCAAGGCCCCTTTCCCGGTGCTCACTTGCCCCGGCAACCACGACGCGCGTCCGGCCTACCGCAAGGCCCTGCTCGGAGAGACCCCCGGCACCTGCCCCATCAACCGGCTGCACCACATAGCCGGGGCCGCCATCTTCATGTGCGACTCGACGATCCCCGGCCGCGACGAGGGGCGCCTCGATGCCGAGACACTTGACTGGCTCGACACCCAGCTCGCGGGCCTGCCGCACGGCACCCCCGCGCTGATGGCCTTCCATCAGCCACCGGTCGAGCTCCACCATCCCCTGCCCGACTCCGGAATGCTCGAACAGCCCGAGCGACTGGCCGGCCTGCTTCAGGCGCACCCCCAGGTCGTCGCCGTCCTGACCGGCCACGCTCACACGGCGGCAGCCTCGACCTTTGCCGCTCGCCCACTGATCGTCGGACCGGCCGTCACCTGGACCCTGCGCATGCCTTGGGAGAGCGACCACCCCGCCGACCGCGACCAGCCCCCCGGCCTCGCTTTCCACGTCCTGGGCGACGACCGACGCCTCACCACCCACTACCGCGTTGTGCTCTGA
- a CDS encoding CGNR zinc finger domain-containing protein: MERWLALELASTIRHDGDGGVADDLATVRGTGHWIQAQADLLAVHVAPGEIAVDEGLRSEIIELRRAIRALFARTVSPAPPSPADARRLMPADQAIAHINAVAAGEPVVPQLDWPSEGSPTALLQSPESNLRTRLMATLSRDAIDFLSGPQREHLRACAAPRCVRYFVKSHGRQEWCKPSCGNRARAARHYRRQRLTPEGGPAL, from the coding sequence ATGGAACGTTGGCTGGCACTGGAGTTGGCGAGCACGATCCGCCACGACGGAGACGGCGGCGTCGCCGACGACCTCGCCACGGTGCGTGGAACGGGCCACTGGATCCAGGCTCAGGCCGACCTCCTGGCTGTACACGTCGCGCCGGGAGAGATCGCCGTGGACGAAGGCCTCAGGAGCGAGATCATCGAGCTGCGGCGCGCGATTCGCGCGCTGTTCGCACGAACGGTCAGCCCGGCGCCCCCCAGCCCGGCGGACGCGCGCCGGCTGATGCCGGCCGACCAGGCGATAGCGCACATCAACGCCGTCGCTGCCGGCGAACCAGTCGTCCCGCAGTTGGACTGGCCGTCAGAAGGATCACCTACTGCCCTTCTGCAGTCGCCGGAGAGCAACCTGAGGACCCGGCTCATGGCCACGTTGAGCCGCGACGCCATCGACTTCCTGAGCGGCCCCCAGCGCGAGCACCTACGCGCCTGCGCCGCTCCGCGTTGCGTGCGCTACTTCGTCAAGTCCCATGGGCGACAGGAGTGGTGCAAACCGTCCTGCGGAAACCGCGCCCGGGCAGCGCGCCATTACCGACGCCAGCGCCTGACACCGGAGGGTGGCCCCGCCTTGTGA